The following are encoded together in the Montipora foliosa isolate CH-2021 chromosome 12, ASM3666993v2, whole genome shotgun sequence genome:
- the LOC137978967 gene encoding uncharacterized protein: MAESVRLNTAGLLNQIGMLAFLNGGEDGKTLYKAFVTGQVCYEVYKRLTVSQADVLRAETILRISEYVKKNPRASQAQLKSEVQKEIQLFAQKVAELQGMA; encoded by the exons ATGGCGGAAAGTGTTCGGCTGAATACGGCAGGACTACTTAATCAG ATAGGAATGTTGGCCTTTCTTAATGGTGGAGAAGATGGGAAAACTCTTTACAAGGCATTTGTTACAGGCCAAGTTTGTTATGAAGTATACAAAAGGCTTACAGTGTCCCAAGCTGATGTCCTGAGG GCTGAAACAATCTTGCGGATCAGTGAATATGTGAAGAAGAATCCACGAGCCAGTCAAGCGCAGTTAAAAAGTGAAGTACAAAAAGAAATCCAACTCTTTGCTCAGAAAGTTGCAGAGCTGCAGGGAATGGCA TGA